Below is a genomic region from Citrobacter europaeus.
CGGCCAACCCGTACAGCAGCGCCAGCAGCCACCAGGACATCGGCTGATGTTCCGTTTTTACCGGCGCCGCGGCGGGGAGGGCATGATCGCGAGATGGCAGGAGTATAACCAGTAGGACAAAGAACAGAGCTGACGCTGCCGCTGCGCCCAGCCAGAGGGTGTGCGATGACAGCGCAAAATGCAGACCGCTAATGACATATTCATTGCCCAGCAAAATGCCTGCGCCAACGCCGGAGAACAACGCCGCGATCACGAAGGGATGCCGGGTATGATGCAGAACGATCATTGAGCCAAAGATCATCATACCTGCACTGGCGACGCCCGCCAGAAAACGGATCAACATCACCAGCGCGGGCTGCGTAAAGCTTGCCATCGCCAGAATCAACCCCGCGGTAGCGAGCGCGGACGTTAGCAACATCGGGCGTAAGCGTGAGGGAAGATGAAAGAGCCCGAAGGAGAAGAGCAGGCTTCCTGCCAGATACCCAGCGTAGTTGGCGCTGGCAATCCAGGAGAGCTGGTCAAATGTGAACTGACCTTCCGACAGCAGCACCGGGAGCATTGGCGTATACAGAAAGCGCCCAATTCCCATACCCAGCGTTAAGACCAGCATGCCAAACAGCGCGACGCTGATAGCATGACGATTTGAATCTGGGCTTTCCTGGGACATACGGGCTCTCATTTCACGCTGCTATCTGATAATTGTTATATTACATGCGTAAATGATAATGAAAAGTAAAATAAAACGCAGTGCCCTCGCGCGTTCAGGAAGGAGGGAAAGTGGCAATGCAGCGCCAGTCTCCGTTTTCAAGGCGGTAGATAGATTCGGTATGACCCGCAATTACCCACTCATTCTCCTCGCCAGCAATGCAGTCGATGTAAATACACAGCCCGCAGCCACCGCGTAGCTCGCGGGGAATATCGGCCACCCGAAAGCAAATACCTGCAGCCTGTAGCGCTTTACGCGTTTTGATGACGCCGAGAGTAGTGTGAAACAAGAACAGGGCTTCCTTCACTCACGTTTCCCCTGACGTTGACCAATTAACGCGGCCCCAATTGCCCCGGCAAACTGCGCGTCGGGATGCGTGTGCACGGGAATACCCACGTGGCCTTCGAGCATACGAGCAAAGGCGCGGCTGTGGCTTACCCCGCCGGTAAATAACAGTGGAGCCTGTGCAGAAAGCCGCCCGATGAAGTTTGCGCTGCGTCTGGCCATCGCGTTGATTACGCCAGCTAAAATTGCCTCCGGCGCGACACCCGCAGAGCGCAGGCTGATGACCTCAGACTCGGCAAAAACCGTACACATGCTGGTGATGGCATGCGGTTCGACGCCAGCGGTGATCGCATCCAACTG
It encodes:
- a CDS encoding DUF3343 domain-containing protein — protein: MKEALFLFHTTLGVIKTRKALQAAGICFRVADIPRELRGGCGLCIYIDCIAGEENEWVIAGHTESIYRLENGDWRCIATFPPS
- a CDS encoding MFS transporter yields the protein MSQESPDSNRHAISVALFGMLVLTLGMGIGRFLYTPMLPVLLSEGQFTFDQLSWIASANYAGYLAGSLLFSFGLFHLPSRLRPMLLTSALATAGLILAMASFTQPALVMLIRFLAGVASAGMMIFGSMIVLHHTRHPFVIAALFSGVGAGILLGNEYVISGLHFALSSHTLWLGAAAASALFFVLLVILLPSRDHALPAAAPVKTEHQPMSWWLLALLYGLAGFGYIIVATYLPLMAKSAGSPLLTAHLWSLVGISIIPGCFAWLWAARRWGVLQCLTANLLIQSACVVMTLASDSLLLLVISSVGFGATFMGTTSLVMPLARQLSVPRNINLLGLVTLTYGIGQILGPLLTSLLGSGAQAIVNATLCGAVALFIAALISLTQLYKQRFASPKRV